ACAAATTCTTAAATATTCCTCGATAATTTTTTTATTCTTTTACAATATCTTGTAGCTATCTTTTGATTTGCCCTCAATATCTTGTCTCAACATCTTTTTTCATCTCTAGCAGCAATAGGGGCTGCCCCCATGTAACTTTTCCTAAACCACCCTCATATATTGAAACATGGCAGTCTGTATAGGGGCAGTGTAAAAAGTACATAGCAAAATGATTTTTCATTTTGCTATAAAATCAAAATATAGTGAGGTAAATAATTATGAAGAACCATTCTTGTCCTCCAGGATGCACAAATGGTCTTTCCCAAATCTGTGGAACTTCTCTCGATCTTGACGATCTGAATTTCGCAGAATCCAAGAACCATCTGTTATATGTAAATAAAGTGTATTCAAAGGGCGAAGGGGTCGCAAGTCCCTTAGTATTCAATCTAAATACGTCACCAGCTACATTCCAGACCCAGTTGTTACTGTCCCCGCTGAGATCACAGGAAACCGATAATCTCTGCGAAGAAGTATTAGGGGCGGAGTGCAACTGCCGTCGCGATCGAAATCGCGACAGCATCTTTGATTCCAATGGGAATTGGGGTTGTGACAGAGATCCAAATCGGCGAGAAGGTATTAACTGTAACTGCAACTGTAATTGCGGCAACGTGCTGGGGGCTGCCACCTGCCAGCTGGATGAAAACGCCGTATTTACAATCTTAAGAAGCCGCGTTCGAGTAACATCTTTCAATCTGGAGCATCCGGGATGCCTGAGTCCGAATCAGGTAACCGTAGACGGCTTCCCAGTAGACAGCTTGTTCAACTTCGACGGTTCCTATGAGGCTTCCGTTGATTCTATCCTGCCGGATATCATTAAAAAGCCTTGTGCAGAGAATAATCTGCCGACCAAGGCATTTTTCCTAATCTCTTGTGCAGGTCCGTGGATATTCCAGGCCGAGTTTATCGTAGAGGGTACAGTTAATACTAACGGTACTATCTGCTGCTTCCGGGCGACCTTCAGTACGTTCTGCCCAACTCCAATCTGTGCTAATATTCCGGTAGTCAACTTGTCCGTACCAAAGATTAGTATCCCTTGCGCATCCGGCGGCATGACCCCTCGGATCGTATTCAACTTTGGTGCCAACATGAACCTGTTGAATCCAATACTTCGCTTGATACCTGACAGTGACAATGACGCTCTGCGGCTAGTGCTGGATACTGCCGTGGCCGTAGAACCGACAGTAGATGTGCAGGTCCTGAAACAGGCTCTGCTGTGCATTAATGCCTGTGAAGCTATTTTCCCATGTGAAGGCACCGACAGCGAGCTGGAAAGCGAAGAAGAGGAAGAGGAAGAGCTGGAACAGGAATGCCAGTGTGGTAATGGAAACCAAACTGCTGGGGCCTCTAACCGCCCAAGCAATTGCAGCTGCCGAAGCAGAAACTCAAGCAGGAACCCATCCGTGCTGGGCGCGAACACGTCTTGCTCCAGCTGCTTTAGAGGTTTTTAGCTGAAGATGACAGGGCAAACGTCCTCTGGACAGAATGCCCCGTAAAACAGAGCGCCGGTGTATCCTGGCTTATGGCCAGGGGCTGAGGCCCTGACAGACTCCCACCAAGGGACTGTTTCAGGGTGAGGGCCGACGGGCGCCGGCGCATCTATTTCTTTTTCACGGCTGGGTTGGGAAGCCCTGCCTGCGCGGGCCGCTAAGGCTCTGAATTCCATAGCAAATTTGCCGGACCAGACCAGGGAGACTGCCAAATTTCCCAACAAACAGTTCGTAAAAAGGAGTGTCATTCACAGGGCTTTCTAAAAGCCTTGTAAATGGCACTCCTTTTTCTTATCTCTTTACCTATATCAGTTTAGGCCCTGAATCATTCACCATCCTTCTCTTCTAGGTCCTTTAACAGGGCCTCTGCCTGATCCAACTCCTCTTCATTAAACACGGTAAATCCTGCTCTTTGCAGGTATTCCACCGCCAGGCCCACGCCTTCCTTCTTGGTGTCAGTAAAAGTCCCGTCATAAATGAAGCGGTTGCCGCAGGAAGGACTATCTGCCTTCATCAAAGCAAAGCCAACCTGGGCTTCCTTTGCCAGCCGCAGGGACTCTTCTGCCCCTAGGGTGTATTCCCTCGTTACGTCCAAACCGGTGCAAGACAACACCTTTTCTCCCACTCGCTGAGAATCCGGACGAGGGATAGGCAGTCCGCCAAATACCTCC
The genomic region above belongs to Aminipila butyrica and contains:
- a CDS encoding DUF523 domain-containing protein; this encodes MVKILVSSCLYGEHVRYDDGDVPCLDERFLKWKEEGRFVPVCPEVFGGLPIPRPDSQRVGEKVLSCTGLDVTREYTLGAEESLRLAKEAQVGFALMKADSPSCGNRFIYDGTFTDTKKEGVGLAVEYLQRAGFTVFNEEELDQAEALLKDLEEKDGE